Proteins found in one Larimichthys crocea isolate SSNF chromosome I, L_crocea_2.0, whole genome shotgun sequence genomic segment:
- the LOC109136897 gene encoding heterogeneous nuclear ribonucleoprotein A0, producing the protein MTDQLCKLFVGGLNVDTDDDGLRKHFEQYGTLTDCVVVVNKQLQRSRCFGFVTYSAPEEADAAMAARPHTVDGNAVEVKRAVAREDANRPEALAKVKKIFVGGLKDDIEEDHLTEYFSQYGQIEKAEVISEKETGKKRGFGFVYFTDHDAADKAVVVKFHTVNGHKVEVKKALTKQEMQAAGRTGMAPRGRPGRGMRGNQNGYGSRDYGGNYNYGNGGGYNCGGGGYGGGYGGPYGGGGYGDQGSGYGGGNGYNEFGSGYGQHSSGYGPMKGAPFGGQRSAAPYTRGGGGGGGYPRGGYGGGGY; encoded by the coding sequence atGACCGACCAGCTTTGTAAACTCTTCGTCGGCGGTTTGAACGTGGACACCGACGACGATGGCCTGCGCAAGCACTTCGAGCAGTACGGCACCCTGACCGACTGCGTCGTGGTGGTGAACAAGCAGCTGCAGCGCTCCCGCTGCTTCGGCTTCGTCACCTACTCGGCGCCGGAGGAGGCCGACGCGGCCATGGCGGCTAGGCCGCACACCGTCGACGGCAACGCGGTCGAGGTGAAGCGCGCCGTGGCGAGGGAGGACGCGAACAGACCGGAGGCCCTCGCCAAGGTGAAGAAGATATTCGTCGGCGGGCTGAAGGACGACATCGAGGAGGACCACCTGACCGAGTACTTCAGCCAGTACGGCCAGATCGAGAAGGCCGAAGTCATCTCGGAGAAGGAGACCGGGAAGAAGCGCGGCTTCGGCTTTGTTTACTTCACCGACCACGACGCGGCCGACAAGGCGGTCGTGGTGAAGTTCCACACCGTGAACGGACACAAGGTCGAGGTGAAGAAAGCCCTCACCAAGCAGGAGATGCAGGCGGCCGGTAGGACCGGTATGGCGCCGAGGGGCAGACCGGGCAGAGGCATGAGGGGGAATCAAAATGGCTACGGCAGCAGGGACTACGGCGGAAACTACAACTACGGAAATGGCGGAGGCTACAACTGCGGCGGCGGCGGCTACGGGGGAGGGTACGGCGGACCGTATGGGGGTGGCGGCTACGGAGACCAGGGGAGCGGGTACGGAGGTGGAAACGGCTACAATGAGTTTGGCAGCGGGTACGGCCAGCACTCGTCTGGTTACGGCCCCATGAAGGGAGCTCCCTTCGGCGGCCAGAGGAGCGCTGCGCCCTACaccagaggaggaggcggcggcggcggatACCCGAGGGGCGGGTACGGCGGCGGCGGCTACTAA